In Halopelagius longus, a genomic segment contains:
- a CDS encoding IclR family transcriptional regulator, giving the protein MVDQENPNEVKTARTTFRILEELKRRNEATVTELTDAVDLSKSSVHNYLSTLERDGYVVKSGNTYRVGLRLLDLGGHARRKKQIYDIAKEEVTALAEETGELANLLVEEHGMGVYLHRAHGVDAVKTDSYIGQRVYLHNTGLGNAILAHLPRDRVDRILDRHGMPASTDRTITDRNELFEELERVRENGYALDDEARVKGLRCVAVPIINNNDEVEGAISVSGPTSRFQDERFREELPAKLQSVANVIELNITYT; this is encoded by the coding sequence ATGGTCGACCAGGAAAACCCCAACGAGGTCAAAACCGCGCGGACGACGTTCAGAATTCTCGAAGAGTTGAAGCGCCGAAACGAGGCGACGGTGACCGAGTTGACGGACGCCGTCGACCTCTCGAAGAGTAGCGTCCACAACTACCTCAGTACGCTCGAACGGGACGGATACGTCGTGAAATCCGGTAACACCTATCGGGTCGGACTCCGACTCCTCGACCTCGGGGGCCACGCCCGGCGGAAGAAGCAGATATACGACATCGCAAAGGAGGAGGTCACGGCGCTCGCCGAGGAGACGGGGGAACTGGCGAACCTGCTGGTCGAAGAGCACGGGATGGGCGTCTACCTCCACCGAGCGCACGGGGTCGACGCGGTGAAGACCGACTCCTACATCGGACAACGGGTGTACCTCCACAACACCGGCCTCGGAAACGCGATACTCGCCCACCTCCCCCGCGACCGGGTGGACCGGATACTCGACCGTCACGGGATGCCCGCCTCGACCGACCGAACCATTACGGACCGAAACGAACTGTTCGAGGAGTTAGAGCGCGTCCGCGAGAACGGGTACGCGCTCGACGACGAGGCGCGCGTCAAAGGACTCCGTTGCGTAGCCGTCCCGATAATCAACAACAACGACGAGGTAGAAGGAGCGATCAGCGTCTCCGGACCGACCAGTCGGTTTCAGGACGAGCGCTTCCGGGAGGAACTGCCCGCGAAACTCCAGAGCGTCGCCAACGTCATCGAACTCAACATCACCTACACGTAA
- a CDS encoding extracellular solute-binding protein: MTEGDLEYDGSDVTVEYSTAPLFGNVSDMIQQTLYDVGLPESINVEFSTTVWGADDLQARYNQILSAGRKTPDMMLTNFAYTPFFAPRGWLLDLTQVFGEEKLNALENDYSQVMVDSMRWDGGLYGIPQFIDIPTIQYRKDLVKEAGYDPEGENWATEPLTWERFAEVTKDTQEQAGTDHGYTTAMNQRNLGSISGYEHLVTNGGNYFGDMSNQNGPIGDRPVTVDDERTIHTLRQFRTFLYGSDDDHALDGLAGGITPSEALGWDTNPSMESFSAGEAVTHRNWSFAIAQYGSEENFGEDLGVMPFPYGMTEKKAPYEGAGGSNAKLGGWHLSINPNTERLAATVEVIKAMTTDEFYLTIFEELGSTPPKPGLFESDRAQEIDVMSRYLDTLQYQAKNQFAPPINAVWDAQKSAIGQEFHACLNQEKSPEDAVAAAQDQVKQIEQQES, encoded by the coding sequence GTGACAGAGGGCGATTTAGAGTACGACGGGTCCGACGTAACCGTCGAGTACAGTACCGCGCCGCTGTTCGGAAACGTCTCCGACATGATCCAGCAGACGCTGTACGACGTGGGTCTCCCCGAGAGCATCAACGTCGAGTTCTCGACGACCGTTTGGGGTGCCGACGACCTCCAAGCCCGCTACAACCAGATTCTCTCGGCGGGCCGCAAGACGCCGGACATGATGCTGACGAACTTCGCGTACACGCCCTTCTTCGCCCCGAGAGGCTGGTTGCTCGACCTCACGCAGGTGTTCGGCGAGGAGAAACTGAACGCACTCGAGAACGACTACTCGCAGGTGATGGTCGACTCGATGCGGTGGGACGGTGGGCTGTACGGCATCCCACAGTTCATCGACATTCCGACCATCCAGTACCGGAAAGACCTCGTCAAGGAAGCCGGGTACGACCCCGAAGGGGAGAACTGGGCGACCGAACCGCTCACGTGGGAGCGATTCGCCGAGGTGACGAAGGACACCCAAGAGCAAGCCGGCACCGACCACGGGTACACGACCGCGATGAACCAGCGAAACCTCGGGTCCATCTCGGGGTACGAGCATCTGGTGACGAACGGCGGCAACTACTTCGGCGACATGTCGAATCAGAACGGCCCCATCGGCGACCGCCCGGTCACCGTCGACGACGAGCGGACCATCCACACGCTGCGTCAGTTCCGGACGTTCCTCTACGGGAGCGACGACGACCACGCTCTCGACGGACTCGCCGGCGGAATCACGCCCTCCGAGGCGCTCGGGTGGGACACGAACCCGTCGATGGAGTCGTTCTCCGCGGGCGAGGCGGTCACGCACCGCAACTGGTCGTTCGCCATCGCGCAGTACGGGAGCGAAGAGAACTTCGGCGAGGACCTCGGCGTCATGCCGTTCCCCTACGGGATGACCGAAAAGAAGGCGCCGTACGAGGGCGCGGGCGGGTCGAACGCCAAACTCGGCGGCTGGCACCTCTCGATAAACCCGAACACCGAGCGACTGGCCGCGACCGTCGAAGTCATCAAAGCGATGACGACCGACGAGTTCTACCTCACGATATTCGAGGAGTTGGGTTCGACGCCGCCCAAACCGGGACTGTTCGAGTCTGACCGCGCACAGGAGATAGACGTCATGAGTCGGTATCTCGATACGCTCCAGTACCAGGCGAAAAACCAGTTCGCACCGCCGATCAACGCCGTCTGGGACGCCCAAAAGTCGGCCATCGGCCAAGAGTTCCACGCCTGCCTCAATCAGGAGAAGTCGCCCGAGGACGCCGTCGCGGCGGCGCAAGACCAAGTCAAGCAGATCGAACAGCAGGAGTCGTAA
- a CDS encoding extracellular solute-binding protein, translating into MVRDSDAVETGSRSDGSYASRRRFLSAAASAGITVGLAGCSSGGGSGQSNGENTVAPEDAEYDGSDVTVEYSTAPLFGNSKETLMQTLYDVGLPKSIDVNFTTTVWGADDLQDRYNQILSAGRSTPDLMLTNFAYTPFFAPREWLLDLNQVLSEEKLGELDDHSQVIVDSMTWDGGLYGFPQIMGIPTIVYRKDLVEEAGYDPEGENWATEPLTWKRFAEVTKDTQEQAGTDHGYTTAMNQRNAGSITGYEHLMTNGGNYFGDVSNQDGPIGDRPVTLDDGPVIDTLRQLRTFMYGNEDEHSIDGLSGGILPSESLGWDTNPSLESFSAGEAIMHRNWTFAIAKFGAEDAFGKDMGVMPYPYGVSESDAKYKGTGGSNAKLGGWHLSVNPNTEKLGATLEVIKAMTTDEYYLKVFEVTGEAPPKPGLIEEATNVDVMSRYLDTLKYQAKNQFAPPINAVWDAQKSAIGQEFQACLNREKTPEDAAAAAQDQVKQIEQQES; encoded by the coding sequence ATGGTTCGTGATAGCGATGCGGTCGAGACAGGTAGTCGAAGCGACGGTTCCTACGCTTCGCGTCGCCGATTCCTCTCGGCGGCCGCCTCAGCCGGGATCACCGTCGGTTTGGCCGGTTGTTCTAGCGGCGGCGGAAGCGGTCAGAGTAACGGCGAGAACACGGTTGCGCCGGAGGACGCGGAGTACGACGGGTCGGACGTGACCGTCGAGTACAGCACCGCGCCGCTGTTCGGAAATAGCAAGGAGACGCTCATGCAGACGCTGTACGACGTGGGGCTCCCCAAGAGCATCGACGTCAACTTCACCACGACCGTCTGGGGAGCGGACGACCTTCAGGACCGGTACAACCAGATACTCTCGGCCGGTCGGTCGACGCCGGACCTGATGTTGACCAACTTCGCCTACACCCCGTTCTTCGCGCCGCGAGAGTGGCTCCTCGATCTGAATCAGGTGCTGAGCGAGGAGAAACTCGGGGAACTCGACGACCACTCGCAGGTGATCGTCGATTCGATGACGTGGGACGGCGGACTGTACGGCTTCCCGCAGATAATGGGCATCCCGACGATCGTCTACCGGAAGGACCTCGTCGAGGAGGCCGGGTACGACCCCGAAGGGGAGAACTGGGCGACCGAACCGCTCACGTGGAAGCGATTCGCCGAGGTGACGAAGGATACCCAAGAGCAAGCCGGCACCGACCACGGGTACACGACCGCGATGAACCAGCGGAACGCAGGTAGCATCACCGGGTACGAACACCTGATGACGAACGGCGGCAACTACTTCGGAGACGTCTCGAACCAGGACGGTCCCATCGGCGACCGGCCGGTGACCCTCGACGACGGCCCCGTCATCGACACGCTCCGACAGTTACGCACGTTCATGTACGGGAACGAGGACGAACACAGCATCGACGGTCTGTCGGGAGGCATCCTGCCCTCCGAGTCGCTCGGGTGGGACACGAACCCCTCGCTGGAATCGTTCTCCGCGGGCGAAGCGATCATGCACCGCAACTGGACGTTCGCCATCGCGAAGTTCGGCGCCGAGGACGCCTTCGGCAAGGATATGGGAGTGATGCCGTACCCGTACGGCGTCTCCGAATCCGACGCGAAGTACAAGGGAACGGGCGGTTCGAACGCCAAGCTCGGCGGTTGGCACCTCTCGGTGAACCCGAACACGGAGAAGCTCGGAGCGACGCTGGAGGTCATCAAGGCGATGACGACCGACGAGTACTACCTCAAGGTGTTCGAGGTGACGGGCGAGGCGCCCCCCAAGCCCGGCCTCATCGAGGAGGCGACGAACGTCGACGTCATGAGCCGGTACCTCGATACGCTCAAGTATCAGGCGAAAAATCAGTTCGCACCGCCGATCAACGCCGTCTGGGACGCCCAAAAGTCGGCCATCGGCCAGGAGTTCCAGGCCTGCCTCAACCGGGAGAAGACGCCCGAAGACGCCGCGGCGGCGGCGCAAGACCAAGTCAAGCAGATCGAACAGCAGGAGTCATGA
- a CDS encoding carbohydrate ABC transporter permease: MTNKIQQVVSPIFYKIEQLEEDTYGYLLIAPVFVTLSVLAFYPLARTLFFSLHDDDLTGIDPVGEFVAVENYVQLLNGDLNSILSYPFMDLQNPFSSALFLTVLITVVSVGIGTLLGLGMALILNKEFRGRAYARTIVILPWSVPIVIQGMMFYLLFQPSISFFVEPLANLGLFSANPLVSSRDSTIIVILIDIWRKIPFIALIIMAGLASIDRSLYDVAKVAGATKWQQFRYITLPLVKPVLFIGMIFYTISSMKIYGIVEASAGCGTVPTLTCLVVATFRQQRWPTASAIAFLTALLIGAIVMLYVLRFRESMTNE, from the coding sequence ATGACGAACAAGATACAGCAGGTAGTATCGCCCATCTTTTACAAGATAGAGCAGTTGGAGGAGGACACGTACGGGTACCTCCTCATCGCACCGGTGTTCGTGACGCTCTCGGTGCTCGCGTTCTACCCGCTGGCCAGAACGCTGTTCTTCTCGCTCCACGACGACGACCTGACCGGGATCGACCCCGTCGGCGAGTTCGTCGCGGTCGAGAACTACGTCCAACTCCTCAACGGGGACCTGAACTCGATCCTGAGCTATCCGTTCATGGACCTGCAGAACCCGTTCTCCAGCGCGCTCTTCCTCACGGTGCTCATCACCGTCGTGAGCGTCGGAATCGGGACGCTGCTCGGACTCGGGATGGCGCTCATCCTCAACAAGGAGTTCCGCGGACGCGCGTACGCCCGTACCATCGTCATCCTCCCGTGGTCGGTTCCGATCGTAATCCAGGGGATGATGTTCTACCTCCTGTTCCAGCCGTCGATCAGTTTCTTCGTCGAACCCCTCGCGAACCTCGGGCTGTTCTCGGCGAACCCGCTGGTCAGCAGTCGGGACTCGACGATCATCGTCATCCTCATCGATATCTGGCGCAAAATTCCGTTCATCGCGCTCATCATCATGGCGGGATTGGCGAGCATCGACCGGAGCCTCTACGACGTGGCGAAGGTCGCGGGCGCGACGAAGTGGCAGCAGTTCCGGTACATCACCCTGCCGCTGGTCAAGCCGGTGCTGTTCATCGGGATGATCTTCTACACGATCAGTTCGATGAAGATCTACGGGATCGTCGAGGCGTCCGCGGGGTGCGGGACCGTCCCGACGCTCACGTGTCTCGTCGTCGCGACGTTCAGACAGCAGCGCTGGCCGACCGCGTCAGCCATCGCGTTCCTCACCGCGCTCCTCATCGGCGCGATCGTGATGCTGTACGTCCTCAGATTCAGGGAGTCGATGACGAATGAGTAA
- a CDS encoding carbohydrate ABC transporter permease produces MSKNEYSGLAGRAVKYAVYNAGDIYRLGFYVGLASFIIITLFPFYWLFVLAITPSDQLYQMGVVPENFDPSVFITVFQQYPLHHYIFNSIIIASITVVVCITLGSLAGYAFGRIDFPGKGPLLLLLLVISYFPGIAFLIPLFELLTGSLSALGFSTPDLYNTPWGMVFPFTMLSLPITIFILTTFYSQIPDGLEDAARVEGTTRLGALFRVIMPLSAPGVVTAAIIVFIGVYREFFFSFIMTDGSPENWAVLVYGILNFQQQYTTQYNLMAAASLMGVIPIAVLVILAQEHIVSGLTAGGLKE; encoded by the coding sequence ATGAGTAAAAACGAGTACAGCGGTCTCGCCGGCCGCGCCGTCAAATACGCCGTGTACAACGCGGGCGACATCTACCGACTCGGCTTCTACGTCGGGTTGGCGTCGTTCATCATCATCACGCTGTTCCCGTTCTACTGGCTGTTCGTGCTGGCGATAACGCCGAGCGATCAGCTCTACCAGATGGGAGTCGTCCCGGAGAACTTCGACCCGAGCGTGTTCATCACCGTCTTCCAGCAGTACCCCCTGCACCACTACATCTTCAACAGCATCATCATCGCGTCCATCACGGTGGTCGTGTGCATCACGTTGGGGAGCCTGGCGGGGTACGCGTTCGGTCGCATCGACTTCCCCGGGAAGGGACCGTTACTACTCTTGCTGTTGGTCATCTCGTACTTCCCGGGCATCGCGTTCCTCATCCCGCTGTTCGAGCTGTTGACGGGGTCGCTCAGCGCCCTCGGATTCTCGACGCCGGACCTCTACAACACGCCGTGGGGGATGGTGTTCCCCTTCACGATGCTCAGCCTCCCCATCACCATCTTCATCCTCACGACGTTCTACAGTCAGATTCCCGACGGACTGGAGGACGCCGCGAGGGTGGAGGGGACGACGCGACTCGGAGCGCTGTTCCGCGTCATCATGCCGCTGTCGGCGCCCGGCGTCGTCACCGCCGCGATCATCGTGTTCATCGGCGTCTACCGCGAGTTCTTCTTCTCGTTCATCATGACGGACGGGTCGCCGGAGAACTGGGCGGTGCTGGTCTACGGCATCCTGAACTTCCAGCAGCAGTACACCACGCAGTACAACCTCATGGCCGCTGCGAGCCTCATGGGAGTGATCCCGATCGCAGTGCTCGTGATACTAGCGCAAGAACACATCGTCAGCGGACTCACCGCTGGCGGACTCAAGGAGTGA
- a CDS encoding ABC transporter ATP-binding protein translates to MGDVNLTNVRKQYDDVVAVEGMDLTIEDGEFVTLVGPSGCGKSTTLETIAGLTTPTSGTIEIDGVDVTRKPPKDRDIAMVFQNIALFPHMTVYENISFGLRLRNYDKEEIDRRVQEAVEIVQLEGMLDRSPDELSGGQQQRVGIARAIVREPEVFLMDEPLANLDAKLRVSMRTEIQRLQKELGVTSIYVTHDQEEAMTMSDRIAIINDGELQQCSPPLVCYNQPANTFVAQFIGSPSMNMFDGRVSGNSLDVGEFDVGFDPGTIGLQDGDSVTVGVRPEDIYLAEDAGALAHPSTPVTVNVDVLEPVGDQTYAYLLIGEGDDAKELLMSAAPDKTLEAGETVDVVFARDNIHVFEGTTGDAVAHSLVGSATSGGETTVGGEV, encoded by the coding sequence ATGGGAGACGTTAACCTAACAAACGTTCGCAAACAGTACGACGACGTCGTCGCAGTCGAGGGAATGGACCTGACAATCGAAGACGGAGAGTTCGTGACCCTCGTCGGACCGTCCGGGTGCGGCAAGTCGACGACCCTGGAGACCATCGCCGGACTGACCACCCCCACGAGCGGTACGATCGAGATAGACGGCGTCGACGTGACGCGCAAACCGCCGAAGGACCGGGACATCGCGATGGTGTTCCAGAACATCGCGCTGTTCCCGCACATGACCGTCTACGAGAACATCTCGTTCGGTCTCAGACTGCGCAACTACGACAAAGAGGAGATCGACCGGCGGGTGCAGGAGGCGGTCGAAATCGTCCAGTTGGAGGGGATGCTCGACCGGAGCCCGGACGAACTCTCCGGCGGACAACAGCAGCGCGTCGGTATCGCCCGCGCCATCGTGCGCGAACCCGAGGTGTTCCTGATGGACGAACCGCTGGCGAACCTCGACGCCAAGCTCCGAGTCTCGATGCGGACCGAGATCCAGCGACTCCAGAAGGAACTCGGCGTCACCTCCATCTACGTGACGCACGACCAGGAGGAGGCGATGACGATGTCCGACCGAATCGCCATCATCAACGACGGGGAACTCCAGCAGTGTTCGCCCCCGCTGGTCTGCTACAACCAGCCCGCGAACACCTTCGTCGCGCAGTTCATCGGGAGCCCGTCGATGAACATGTTCGACGGGCGCGTGTCCGGAAACTCCCTCGACGTCGGGGAGTTCGACGTCGGGTTCGACCCCGGGACCATCGGACTGCAGGACGGCGACTCCGTCACCGTCGGCGTCCGACCTGAGGACATCTACCTCGCGGAGGACGCCGGAGCCCTCGCGCACCCGAGTACGCCGGTCACGGTGAACGTCGACGTGCTCGAACCGGTCGGGGACCAAACGTACGCCTACCTGCTCATCGGGGAGGGTGACGACGCCAAAGAACTGCTCATGAGCGCCGCCCCCGACAAGACGCTCGAAGCGGGCGAGACCGTCGACGTCGTGTTCGCCCGCGACAACATCCACGTCTTCGAAGGGACGACGGGCGACGCCGTCGCTCACAGTCTCGTCGGATCGGCGACGTCCGGCGGCGAGACGACCGTCGGAGGTGAGGTCTGA
- a CDS encoding RICIN domain-containing protein: protein MTREIESDGREEAGIESDGLRLGRRAMMAALGVAGFGAVGSEPALARQEAQGGGNANQPWRTWEGDVDADGNRLTNLRSADPDHLYTSAREADVVVWRDSEGVYQADGPDGTVATEEELMAAVQAAVDSLSDDRETAERVLVASGGVVDATDEVTGVDLPSHTTVDVAGEITVEGETDDLFSAVGAENVEIPRLTVKGPASRAVFVDDCSRVRLGHLWIEGVTVQGVRIQGGTEDVQIDTAYVAETGHHGIETYDVTRIQIGQVVGVDPGSSVLLLNETFDATVGQVIGKNPTFDYATFRLANGCRNVTCGRVVSRGGVRGVSIITGTRDVTVGEVHVNGGRKAGILLVDVRNVNILGGVIKNVDGAGVNIWSIGLQGTTSEINESISLGNLRIVDERPEEERSQTHAIRERGACLHNRFLDNDVRGGGTEELIEVASETTIVDRNVGGGLASGTVTLDPGASPAGRVEGVTTHRASSLSVRAQPLDGPDAAFAWEEWFEWTGSQWDLVFDWRTDPGESVTLEYVVDRPQGTTDREFDRDEIWEESVPDVESGTYRIVAAHSGKVMEVADGAESMGANVQQGTWNDEPHQRWKVSVSDREDTGWRVYASGIAAEHSGRGLTVSNGDARQGTGQSFTLERYENGHQIKTDDGRLQVEDGSTDDGANVVEGDWEGRANQIWLFEEV from the coding sequence ATGACGAGAGAGATAGAATCCGACGGACGCGAAGAGGCGGGTATCGAATCGGACGGACTTCGACTCGGTCGCCGAGCGATGATGGCTGCGCTCGGGGTGGCCGGGTTCGGTGCGGTCGGGAGCGAACCGGCGCTCGCACGGCAGGAAGCGCAGGGCGGCGGGAACGCGAACCAACCCTGGCGAACGTGGGAGGGCGACGTCGACGCCGACGGCAACCGGCTGACGAATCTCCGCAGCGCGGACCCCGACCACCTCTACACCAGCGCACGTGAGGCGGACGTCGTCGTCTGGCGGGACTCCGAGGGCGTCTATCAGGCCGACGGGCCGGACGGAACCGTCGCCACCGAGGAGGAACTGATGGCCGCGGTGCAGGCCGCGGTGGACAGTCTGAGCGACGACCGGGAGACGGCCGAGCGAGTCCTCGTCGCGTCGGGCGGCGTGGTCGACGCGACGGACGAGGTCACCGGCGTCGACCTGCCGAGCCACACGACCGTCGACGTGGCCGGCGAAATCACGGTCGAAGGCGAGACCGACGACCTGTTCTCCGCGGTCGGCGCCGAGAACGTCGAGATTCCGCGGCTGACGGTGAAGGGGCCCGCGAGCAGAGCGGTGTTCGTGGACGACTGCTCGCGGGTCCGCCTCGGTCACCTCTGGATAGAGGGCGTCACGGTGCAGGGCGTTCGCATCCAGGGCGGGACGGAGGACGTACAGATAGACACCGCGTACGTCGCCGAGACGGGTCACCACGGCATCGAGACGTACGACGTCACGCGAATCCAGATCGGACAGGTCGTCGGCGTCGACCCGGGGAGTTCGGTCCTACTCCTCAACGAGACGTTCGACGCGACGGTCGGACAGGTCATCGGGAAGAACCCGACGTTCGACTACGCCACCTTCCGGTTGGCGAACGGGTGTCGGAACGTCACCTGCGGGCGCGTCGTCAGTCGGGGCGGCGTCCGCGGCGTATCGATAATCACGGGGACGCGCGACGTGACCGTCGGCGAGGTCCACGTCAACGGCGGCCGGAAGGCGGGGATACTGCTGGTGGACGTGCGGAACGTCAACATCCTCGGGGGCGTCATCAAAAACGTCGACGGCGCCGGCGTCAACATCTGGTCGATCGGTCTCCAGGGGACCACCTCGGAGATAAACGAGTCCATCTCGCTCGGCAACCTCCGCATCGTCGACGAACGCCCCGAAGAGGAGCGGAGTCAGACGCACGCCATCAGAGAGCGAGGGGCGTGCCTGCACAACCGGTTCCTCGACAACGACGTCCGCGGCGGCGGGACGGAGGAACTGATCGAGGTCGCCTCCGAGACGACTATCGTCGACAGAAACGTCGGCGGCGGCCTCGCCTCGGGGACCGTGACGCTCGACCCCGGCGCGTCGCCCGCCGGGCGCGTCGAGGGGGTGACGACGCATCGGGCGTCGTCGCTCTCCGTCCGCGCTCAACCCCTGGACGGACCCGACGCCGCGTTCGCCTGGGAAGAGTGGTTCGAGTGGACCGGATCGCAGTGGGATCTGGTGTTCGACTGGCGGACCGACCCCGGCGAGTCGGTGACGCTCGAGTACGTCGTCGACCGGCCGCAAGGGACGACCGACCGCGAGTTCGACAGAGATGAGATCTGGGAGGAGTCCGTCCCGGACGTCGAGTCGGGGACCTACCGCATCGTCGCGGCGCACAGCGGGAAGGTGATGGAGGTCGCCGACGGAGCCGAATCGATGGGCGCGAACGTACAGCAGGGGACCTGGAACGACGAACCCCACCAGAGATGGAAGGTAAGCGTCAGCGACCGCGAGGATACCGGCTGGCGGGTCTACGCCTCCGGTATCGCGGCCGAACACAGCGGACGGGGGCTCACCGTCTCGAACGGGGACGCCCGACAGGGCACCGGGCAGTCGTTCACGCTCGAACGCTACGAGAACGGCCACCAGATCAAGACCGACGACGGCCGACTGCAGGTCGAGGACGGTTCGACCGACGACGGCGCTAACGTCGTCGAAGGCGATTGGGAGGGGCGCGCGAACCAGATCTGGCTGTTCGAGGAGGTGTGA
- a CDS encoding aldo/keto reductase, which translates to MADLPAIGLGTWQNTDPDACAESVRTALEMGYRHIDTAQYYGNEEAVGEGIAAADVDRDDVFVATKVHAEKFGLAHDEVIEGLEVSLDRLGLDYLDLLYVHWPVGNYDAAETMAGFDELVDRGLIDHVGVSNFSVELIEEAVDHLDAPLFAHQAETHPLLPQEELRAHAKEHDYYHVAYSPLARGNVFDIDEIVDIAEAHDASPAQVSLAWLLSKENVRAIPKASSEEHIRDNFGALDLDLDDDEIERIDDLDQSERFVEREGAPWLDE; encoded by the coding sequence ATGGCCGACTTACCAGCGATAGGGCTCGGAACGTGGCAGAACACCGACCCGGACGCCTGTGCCGAGAGCGTCCGAACCGCGCTCGAGATGGGGTACCGTCACATCGACACCGCGCAGTACTACGGCAACGAGGAGGCCGTCGGCGAAGGTATCGCCGCGGCCGACGTGGACCGCGACGACGTGTTCGTCGCGACGAAGGTCCACGCCGAGAAGTTCGGCCTCGCGCACGACGAGGTCATCGAGGGTCTGGAGGTCAGCCTCGACCGTCTCGGCCTCGACTACCTCGACTTGCTGTACGTCCACTGGCCGGTCGGCAACTACGACGCGGCCGAGACGATGGCGGGGTTCGACGAACTCGTCGACCGCGGCCTCATCGACCACGTCGGCGTCAGCAACTTCAGCGTCGAACTGATCGAGGAGGCCGTCGACCACCTCGACGCGCCGCTTTTCGCCCACCAGGCCGAGACGCATCCGCTCCTCCCGCAGGAGGAACTCCGGGCGCACGCGAAAGAGCACGACTACTACCACGTCGCGTACTCGCCGCTGGCCCGCGGTAACGTGTTCGACATCGACGAGATCGTCGACATCGCCGAGGCGCACGACGCCAGTCCGGCGCAGGTGTCTCTCGCGTGGCTCCTCTCGAAGGAGAACGTCCGCGCCATCCCGAAGGCGTCGAGCGAGGAACACATCCGCGACAACTTCGGCGCGCTCGACCTCGACCTCGACGACGACGAGATCGAACGGATAGACGACCTGGATCAGTCCGAGCGCTTCGTCGAGCGCGAGGGCGCGCCGTGGCTGGACGAGTGA
- a CDS encoding Gfo/Idh/MocA family protein — protein MTYRAGVIGTGGIAGMGILGMHDEEAIGKEKIDASHAGGYASTDEIELVAVADVDEENLATFGEAWDIPTERQYLGHESMLAEEDLDVVSICTPSFLHHEHAIDAARSAAAPDVIWCEKPIASQVSAAEEMVAACEETDTELVVNHSFRFTDKLQRLHNLIHEENLLGEVKSVSTQYRMELMRNSTHVLDTLVYLLDARAERVSGYITGENEALDALDVDEEVVDAGGGGHIVMDDGSFVTVDCTIPRDISSMTFNFIGTEGKLYMNNDDGEWRYWALEDGEHVERPLPGVDGAWTWEDDYKRSFANAARHVEDLLNGEAENYSPGVDAARSLEIIVGFYLSHYTSSTIDVPLAKPLREISITSW, from the coding sequence ATGACATATCGAGCAGGCGTCATCGGTACGGGCGGTATCGCAGGGATGGGTATCCTCGGCATGCACGACGAGGAGGCCATCGGAAAAGAGAAAATCGACGCGAGCCACGCCGGCGGGTACGCGAGCACCGACGAGATAGAACTCGTCGCCGTCGCGGACGTCGACGAGGAGAACCTCGCGACGTTCGGCGAGGCGTGGGACATCCCCACGGAGCGCCAGTATCTCGGCCACGAGTCGATGCTCGCGGAGGAGGACCTCGACGTGGTCTCCATCTGTACGCCGTCGTTTCTCCACCACGAACACGCGATAGACGCCGCGCGGTCGGCCGCCGCGCCCGACGTCATCTGGTGTGAGAAGCCCATCGCCTCGCAGGTCAGCGCCGCGGAGGAGATGGTGGCGGCCTGCGAGGAGACCGACACCGAACTGGTCGTCAACCACTCGTTCCGGTTCACCGACAAACTCCAGCGGCTTCACAACCTCATCCACGAGGAGAACCTGCTCGGCGAGGTCAAATCCGTGAGCACCCAGTACCGCATGGAACTGATGCGCAACTCGACGCACGTGCTCGATACGCTCGTCTACCTGTTAGACGCGCGCGCGGAACGGGTGAGCGGCTACATCACGGGCGAGAACGAGGCCCTCGACGCCTTAGACGTCGACGAGGAGGTCGTCGACGCCGGGGGCGGCGGGCACATCGTCATGGACGACGGGTCGTTCGTCACCGTCGACTGCACCATCCCCCGCGACATCTCGTCGATGACGTTCAACTTCATCGGGACCGAGGGGAAACTGTACATGAACAACGACGACGGCGAGTGGCGCTACTGGGCCTTAGAGGACGGCGAGCACGTCGAGCGACCGCTTCCCGGTGTCGACGGCGCGTGGACGTGGGAGGACGACTACAAGCGCTCGTTCGCGAACGCGGCGAGACACGTCGAGGACCTCCTGAACGGCGAGGCCGAGAACTACTCGCCGGGTGTCGACGCCGCTCGCTCGCTCGAAATCATCGTCGGGTTCTACCTCTCGCACTACACCTCTTCGACCATCGACGTTCCGCTGGCCAAACCGCTCCGCGAGATTTCGATCACGTCGTGGTGA